A DNA window from Mycolicibacter hiberniae contains the following coding sequences:
- the gap gene encoding type I glyceraldehyde-3-phosphate dehydrogenase — protein sequence MTVRVGVNGFGRIGRNFFRALDAQKALGNNTDIEIVAVNDLTDNASLAHLLKFDSILGRLPHEVSLEGDDTIVVGNTKIKALEVKEGPAALPWGDLGVDVVVESTGIFTNAAKAKGHLDAGAKKVIISAPATDEDITIVLGVNDDKYDGSQNIISNASCTTNCLGPLAKVLNDEFGIVKGLMTTIHAYTQDQNLQDGPHSDLRRARAAAINIVPTGTGAAKAIGLVLPELKGKLDGYALRVPIPTGSVTDLTAELSKSASVEDINAAMKAAAEGPMKGILKYYDAPIVSSDIVTDPHSSLYDAGLTKVIDNQAKVVSWYDNEWGYSNRLVDLIALVGKSL from the coding sequence GTGACGGTCCGGGTAGGCGTGAACGGCTTCGGCCGCATCGGGCGGAACTTCTTCAGGGCATTGGACGCGCAGAAAGCCCTGGGCAACAACACCGACATCGAGATCGTTGCGGTCAACGACCTCACCGACAACGCCAGCCTGGCGCACCTGCTGAAGTTCGACTCCATCCTGGGCCGGCTGCCCCACGAGGTCAGCCTCGAAGGCGACGACACCATCGTCGTCGGCAACACCAAGATCAAGGCCCTCGAGGTCAAGGAAGGCCCGGCCGCCCTGCCCTGGGGTGACCTGGGTGTCGACGTCGTGGTCGAGTCCACCGGCATCTTCACCAACGCCGCCAAGGCCAAGGGTCACCTGGACGCCGGAGCCAAGAAAGTCATCATCTCCGCGCCGGCCACCGACGAGGACATCACCATCGTGCTGGGCGTCAACGACGACAAGTACGACGGCAGCCAGAACATCATCTCCAACGCCTCGTGCACCACGAACTGCCTCGGCCCGCTGGCCAAGGTGCTCAACGACGAGTTCGGCATCGTCAAGGGCCTGATGACCACCATCCACGCCTACACCCAGGACCAGAACCTGCAGGACGGTCCGCACAGCGACCTGCGGCGCGCCCGCGCCGCCGCGATCAACATCGTGCCCACCGGTACCGGTGCCGCCAAGGCGATCGGCCTGGTGCTGCCCGAGCTCAAGGGCAAGCTGGACGGCTACGCGCTGCGGGTGCCGATCCCCACCGGCTCGGTCACCGACCTGACCGCCGAACTGAGCAAGTCGGCGTCGGTCGAAGACATCAACGCCGCCATGAAGGCTGCCGCCGAGGGCCCGATGAAGGGCATCCTGAAGTACTACGACGCGCCGATCGTGTCGAGCGACATCGTCACCGACCCGCACTCGTCGCTCTACGACGCCGGGCTGACCAAGGTCATCGACAACCAGGCCAAGGTGGTCTCCTGGTACGACAACGAGTGGGGCTACTCCAACCGTCTGGTCGACCTGATCGCTCTCGTCGGCAAGTCGCTGTAA
- a CDS encoding TetR/AcrR family transcriptional regulator, with amino-acid sequence MAEQRRHGTELEAAIETAVLDLLAEHGLAAVTMEAVAARAKTSKPVLYRRWPDRRALIRDVLLRAAVATIPHEDTGSYRTDMLAILRGWAQLFTGPQSAALASVVAAMTYDAELAAEFRGGVIEWRKQEMAALLSRGMQRGDVRADVSIEIARELAQSVLWHRLLISGDPITDELITELVDDVLVPYVKPR; translated from the coding sequence ATGGCCGAGCAGCGTCGACACGGCACCGAGCTGGAGGCGGCGATCGAAACCGCAGTCCTCGACTTGCTCGCCGAGCACGGGCTCGCAGCCGTCACCATGGAGGCGGTTGCCGCCCGCGCCAAGACCAGTAAGCCCGTGCTGTATCGCCGCTGGCCCGATCGCCGCGCGTTGATTCGCGACGTGCTGCTGCGCGCGGCGGTTGCCACGATTCCGCATGAGGACACCGGCAGCTACCGGACGGACATGCTGGCCATCCTGCGGGGCTGGGCCCAGCTGTTCACCGGTCCGCAGTCCGCTGCCCTTGCCTCGGTGGTCGCGGCGATGACATACGACGCCGAGCTCGCCGCGGAATTTCGCGGCGGCGTCATCGAGTGGCGCAAACAAGAGATGGCCGCACTGCTTTCCCGTGGCATGCAACGCGGTGACGTGCGGGCCGACGTATCGATCGAGATCGCGCGTGAACTCGCCCAGAGCGTGCTGTGGCACCGTCTTCTGATCTCCGGGGATCCGATCACCGATGAGCTGATCACCGAGCTCGTCGACGACGTGCTCGTCCCCTATGTCAAGCCGCGCTGA
- a CDS encoding DUF3556 domain-containing protein, producing the protein MGFIKPSVPDVDPATWRSTDWPTRIRVCSRHWVEQGFGTPSGVYLIYLLKIAAYAVGAAAVIGLTPGLGGLGRIAEWWTQPIVYQKLVVFSLLFEVLGLGCGSGPLTARFWPPIGGVLYWLRPKTIRLPPWPDKVPFTRGDTRTAVDVGLYAAVLAAGIWTLRSAGQGDPGPGLLDPVSVAPLVIALVLLGLRDKTIFLAARAEHYGLTLLVFFFPYVDQMAAFKLIILGLWWGAATSKLNHHFPYVVAVMTSNNALLRAKIFTRVKHLMYRDYRNDLRPTRIPQLMAHVGGTTAEFVVPALLVLVAGDHPWRWFLIAFMVIFHLNILSNLPMGVPLEWNVFFLFSLFFLFGQHPEISVFDLRSPLLMAILFTGLVVIPVAGNMFPQQISFLPAMRYYAGNWASSFWCFRTGTEDVVEANVVKSSALVISQLAKFYDQSTADLVADKVPGAFRAMHLQGRALNGLLPRAVDNVADYNIRDGEIIAGPLIGWNFGEGHLHNEQLLAAVQRRCRFAEGDLRVIVLEGQPIHRREQAYRIVDAKSGLIEVGYVAVADMLSRQPWPEAGDELPVRTIPR; encoded by the coding sequence ATGGGGTTCATCAAACCGTCGGTTCCCGACGTCGACCCCGCCACGTGGCGCAGCACCGATTGGCCGACCCGGATCCGGGTCTGCAGCAGGCACTGGGTCGAACAGGGCTTCGGCACCCCCTCGGGGGTCTACCTGATCTATCTGCTCAAGATCGCGGCCTACGCTGTGGGCGCGGCGGCGGTGATCGGGTTGACTCCGGGCCTGGGCGGTCTGGGCCGCATCGCCGAATGGTGGACCCAGCCGATCGTCTACCAGAAGCTCGTCGTCTTCAGTCTGCTGTTCGAGGTCCTGGGCCTGGGCTGCGGGTCGGGTCCGCTGACCGCCCGATTCTGGCCGCCCATCGGCGGCGTCCTGTACTGGTTGCGGCCCAAGACGATCCGGCTGCCGCCGTGGCCGGACAAAGTCCCGTTCACTCGTGGCGACACCCGCACGGCTGTCGACGTGGGGCTTTACGCAGCCGTGCTGGCTGCCGGAATCTGGACGTTGCGGTCTGCCGGGCAGGGCGATCCCGGACCGGGCCTGCTCGACCCGGTGTCGGTGGCTCCGCTGGTGATCGCCCTGGTCCTGCTGGGCCTGCGGGACAAGACGATCTTCCTGGCCGCCCGCGCCGAGCACTACGGCCTGACGTTGCTGGTCTTCTTCTTTCCCTACGTCGACCAGATGGCCGCATTCAAACTCATCATTCTCGGGTTGTGGTGGGGCGCAGCCACTTCCAAACTCAACCACCACTTTCCCTACGTGGTTGCGGTGATGACGAGCAACAACGCCCTGCTGCGGGCAAAGATCTTCACCCGGGTCAAACACCTGATGTACCGGGATTACCGCAACGACCTGCGCCCCACCCGGATACCGCAGCTGATGGCGCACGTCGGTGGCACCACCGCCGAATTCGTGGTACCGGCGCTGCTGGTGCTGGTCGCCGGTGATCACCCGTGGCGGTGGTTCCTGATCGCCTTCATGGTGATCTTCCATCTCAACATCTTGTCCAACCTGCCGATGGGCGTCCCGCTGGAGTGGAACGTGTTCTTCCTCTTCTCGCTGTTCTTCCTGTTCGGCCAGCACCCCGAGATCAGCGTCTTTGACCTGCGATCGCCGCTGTTGATGGCGATTCTGTTCACCGGGCTGGTGGTGATTCCGGTGGCCGGGAACATGTTTCCGCAGCAGATCTCCTTCCTGCCGGCGATGCGGTACTACGCCGGAAACTGGGCGTCCAGCTTCTGGTGCTTCCGCACCGGTACCGAGGACGTCGTGGAGGCCAACGTCGTCAAGAGCTCGGCGCTGGTCATCAGCCAGTTGGCGAAGTTCTACGACCAGTCCACCGCCGACCTGGTGGCCGACAAGGTCCCGGGCGCATTCCGCGCCATGCACCTGCAAGGCCGTGCCCTCAACGGCCTACTGCCCCGCGCGGTCGACAACGTGGCCGACTACAACATCCGCGACGGCGAGATCATCGCCGGCCCGCTGATCGGCTGGAACTTCGGTGAAGGCCACCTGCACAACGAGCAGCTGCTCGCGGCGGTGCAGCGCCGTTGCCGATTCGCCGAGGGCGACCTGCGGGTGATCGTGCTCGAAGGCCAGCCCATCCATCGGCGCGAGCAGGCTTACCGGATCGTCGACGCCAAGTCCGGGCTGATCGAGGTGGGTTACGTGGCTGTGGCCGACATGCTGTCCCGTCAACCATGGCCCGAAGCCGGCGACGAGCTCCCGGTCCGGACCATCCCCCGATAG
- the whiA gene encoding DNA-binding protein WhiA, translating into MTAEVKDELSRLVVSSVSARRAEVAALLRFAGGLHIVAGRVVVEAEVDLGVIARRLRKDIFDLYGYSAIVHVLSASGMRKSTRYVLRVTKDGEALARQTGLLDLRGRPVRGLPAQVVGGSVADAEAAWRGAFLAHGSLTEPGRSSALEVGCPGPEAALALVGAARRLGVTAKAREVRGADRVVVRDGEAIGALLTRMGAQDTRLVWEERRIRREVRATANRLANFDDANLRRSARAAVAAAARVERALAILGDTVPEHLASAGRLRVEHRQASLEELGRLADPPMTKDAVAGRIRRLLSMADRKAKQDGIPDTESAVTPELLEDA; encoded by the coding sequence ATGACGGCCGAAGTCAAGGACGAGCTGAGCCGTCTCGTGGTCAGTTCGGTGAGCGCCCGCCGCGCGGAGGTCGCGGCGCTGCTGCGCTTCGCCGGCGGCCTGCACATCGTGGCCGGCCGGGTGGTGGTGGAGGCCGAGGTGGACCTGGGCGTCATCGCGCGGCGGCTGCGCAAGGACATCTTCGACCTGTACGGCTACAGCGCGATCGTGCACGTGCTGTCGGCAAGCGGAATGCGCAAGAGCACCCGCTACGTGCTGCGGGTGACCAAGGACGGTGAGGCGCTGGCCCGCCAGACCGGGCTGTTGGATCTGCGCGGGCGCCCGGTGCGCGGCCTGCCCGCCCAGGTCGTCGGTGGCAGCGTCGCCGACGCCGAAGCTGCCTGGCGGGGCGCGTTTTTGGCACACGGCTCACTGACCGAACCGGGCCGCTCGTCGGCGCTGGAGGTCGGCTGCCCGGGTCCGGAGGCCGCGCTGGCGCTGGTCGGTGCGGCGCGCCGGCTCGGCGTCACCGCCAAGGCCCGCGAGGTGCGCGGCGCCGACCGCGTGGTGGTTCGCGACGGTGAGGCGATCGGGGCGCTGCTGACCCGGATGGGCGCCCAGGACACGCGGCTGGTCTGGGAGGAACGTCGGATTCGCCGCGAGGTGCGTGCGACCGCCAACCGGCTGGCCAACTTCGACGACGCCAACCTGCGCCGTTCCGCGCGGGCGGCGGTGGCGGCGGCGGCACGCGTGGAACGGGCGCTGGCGATCCTCGGCGACACCGTGCCCGAGCACCTGGCCTCGGCCGGCCGGCTGCGGGTCGAGCACAGACAGGCCTCGCTGGAGGAACTGGGCCGGCTGGCCGACCCGCCGATGACCAAAGACGCGGTGGCGGGGCGCATCCGGCGGCTGCTGTCGATGGCTGACCGCAAGGCCAAGCAGGACGGCATTCCCGACACCGAGTCCGCGGTCACCCCCGAACTGCTCGAAGACGCCTAG
- a CDS encoding YvcK family protein has product MSVEPARGNPSIVALGGGHGLYATLSAARRLTPHVTAVVTVADDGGSSGRLRGELDVIPPGDLRMALAALASDTPMGQLWATVLQHRFGGSGALAGHPIGNLLLAGLNEVLADPVAALDELGRMLGVKGRVLPMCPVALQIEADVSGLEADPRLFRLIRGQVAVATTPGKVRRVRLLPGNPPATRQAVDAIMSADLVVLGPGSWFTSVIPHLLVPGLASALQATTARRALVLNLVAEPGETAGFSVERHLHVLAQHSPGFTVDHIIIDAGRVPSEREREQLRRAATLFAAEVRFVDVARPGTPLHDPGKLAAALDGVRSASTLAVPTPVAMQSEGGGRQTGVSGPSGLGPGGDKSWR; this is encoded by the coding sequence GTGAGCGTTGAACCCGCGCGTGGCAACCCGAGCATCGTCGCGCTCGGCGGGGGACACGGTCTGTATGCGACGCTGTCGGCCGCCCGCCGGCTGACCCCGCACGTCACCGCGGTGGTCACCGTGGCCGACGACGGCGGCTCCTCGGGCAGGCTGCGCGGCGAGCTGGACGTGATTCCGCCCGGAGATCTGCGCATGGCACTGGCGGCGCTGGCTTCCGACACCCCGATGGGCCAGCTGTGGGCGACCGTGCTGCAACACCGCTTCGGCGGCAGCGGCGCGCTGGCGGGTCATCCGATCGGCAACCTGCTGCTGGCCGGTCTCAACGAGGTGCTCGCCGACCCGGTGGCCGCCCTCGACGAGCTGGGCCGAATGCTGGGCGTCAAGGGCAGGGTGTTGCCCATGTGCCCGGTCGCCCTGCAGATCGAGGCCGACGTGTCGGGGCTGGAAGCCGACCCGCGGCTGTTCCGGCTGATCCGCGGTCAGGTGGCGGTGGCGACCACCCCGGGCAAGGTGCGCCGGGTCCGGCTGCTGCCGGGTAACCCGCCGGCCACCCGGCAAGCGGTGGACGCCATCATGTCCGCGGACCTGGTGGTGCTCGGGCCCGGTTCGTGGTTCACCAGCGTGATCCCGCACCTGCTGGTGCCGGGTCTGGCCTCGGCTCTGCAGGCCACCACGGCCCGGCGCGCCCTGGTGCTCAATCTGGTGGCCGAACCGGGGGAGACCGCGGGCTTCTCCGTGGAACGCCACCTGCACGTCCTGGCCCAGCATTCGCCGGGATTCACCGTGGACCACATCATCATCGACGCGGGCCGGGTGCCCAGCGAACGCGAGCGCGAACAGCTGCGGCGGGCCGCCACCCTGTTCGCGGCGGAGGTTCGGTTCGTCGACGTCGCCCGACCTGGTACACCTTTACATGACCCAGGAAAGTTGGCGGCGGCGCTGGACGGGGTTCGGAGCGCGTCGACGTTGGCAGTTCCGACCCCGGTGGCGATGCAGTCCGAGGGCGGGGGCCGGCAAACCGGCGTGAGTGGACCGAGCGGGCTCGGGCCGGGAGGTGACAAGTCGTGGCGATGA
- the rapZ gene encoding RNase adapter RapZ, with product MTTESPKGVRARDVAGPGDGAGIDVVLVTGLSGAGRGTAAKVLEDLGWYVADNLPPDLITRMVDLGLAAGSRITQLAVVMDVRSAGFTGDLDSVRTELATRGINPRVLFMEAGDDVLVRRYEHNRRSHPLQGQQTLTEGIAAERIMLAPVRAAADLVIDTSVLSVRELRESIEEMFGGDAVSAPTSITVESFGFKYGLPMDADMVMDVRFLPNPHWVDELRRHTGQHPAVRDYVLSQPGADEFLRSYHRLLTLVVGGYRREGKRYMTLAIGCTGGKHRSVAIAEALARLLDAQDSGDALSVRVLHRDLGRE from the coding sequence ATGACCACGGAATCACCGAAAGGCGTGCGGGCGCGCGACGTCGCCGGCCCAGGCGACGGCGCCGGAATCGACGTCGTGCTGGTGACCGGACTGTCCGGCGCCGGTCGCGGCACCGCGGCGAAGGTATTGGAGGACCTGGGCTGGTATGTCGCCGACAACCTGCCCCCGGACCTGATCACCCGGATGGTGGACCTGGGCCTGGCGGCGGGCTCGCGTATCACCCAATTGGCAGTCGTGATGGACGTGCGCTCGGCCGGATTCACCGGGGACCTGGACTCGGTACGCACCGAATTGGCCACCCGCGGCATCAATCCCCGCGTGCTGTTCATGGAGGCCGGCGACGACGTGCTGGTCCGGCGCTATGAACACAACCGCCGCAGTCACCCGCTGCAGGGGCAGCAGACCCTCACCGAGGGCATCGCCGCCGAGCGGATCATGCTGGCGCCGGTTCGCGCCGCCGCCGACCTCGTCATCGACACCTCGGTGCTGAGCGTTCGCGAACTGCGGGAGAGTATCGAGGAGATGTTCGGTGGAGACGCCGTCAGCGCTCCGACATCCATCACCGTCGAGTCCTTCGGGTTCAAGTACGGCCTGCCGATGGACGCCGACATGGTGATGGACGTGCGCTTTTTGCCCAACCCCCATTGGGTCGACGAACTGCGCCGGCACACCGGGCAGCATCCGGCGGTGCGCGACTACGTGCTGAGCCAGCCGGGCGCCGACGAGTTCCTCAGGAGTTACCACCGGCTGCTGACCCTGGTGGTCGGCGGCTACCGACGAGAGGGAAAGCGCTACATGACCCTGGCCATCGGGTGCACCGGCGGCAAGCACCGCAGTGTCGCCATCGCCGAGGCCCTGGCGCGCCTGCTGGACGCCCAGGATTCCGGTGACGCGCTGTCGGTACGGGTGCTGCACCGGGATCTGGGCCGCGAATGA
- the uvrC gene encoding excinuclease ABC subunit UvrC — MPDPATYRPAPGSIPLAPGVYRFVDPHGRVIYVGKAKSLRPRLTSYFADIAGLHPRTRQMVTTAAKVEWTVVNTEVEALQLEYNWIKEFDPRFNVRYRDDKTYPVLAVTLNEEYPRLMVYRGPRRKGVRYFGPYSHAWAIRETLDLLLRVFPARTCSAGVFKRHQQIGRPCLLGYIGKCSAPCVGRVSAAEHRRIVDDFCDFLAGKTDRLVRSLEQQMLAASDALDFERAARLRDDVAALRRALEKQAVVLGDGTDADVVAFADDELEAAVQVFHVRGGRVRGQRGWIVEKPGDPADPESSSEAMVEQFVTQFYGDQAELDGAADEPTNPVPREVLVPCLPANAEELTSWLSTLRGSRVSLRVPLRGDKRVLAETVERNAKDALQQHKMKRAGDFTARSAALQNIQESLGLPDAPLRIECVDISHVQGTDVVGSLVVFEDGLPRKSDYRHFAIREAAGQGRSDDVASIAEVTRRRFRRHLDDTEVLAPEGKSRKFAYPPNLYVVDGGAPQVNAAAEVLAELGITDVATIGLAKRLEEVWVPSEPDPIILPRQSEGLYLLQRIRDEAHRFAITYHRSKRSKRMTESVLDSVPGLGEHRRKVLISRFGSVARLKRATVEELTSIPGIGAATAAAVLEALGADGATGAAEQQRMSG; from the coding sequence GTGCCAGACCCTGCGACCTATCGTCCGGCGCCCGGCTCTATTCCCCTCGCGCCCGGCGTCTACCGATTCGTCGACCCCCATGGCCGGGTCATCTACGTGGGCAAGGCGAAAAGCCTGCGGCCACGGCTGACGTCGTACTTCGCCGACATCGCCGGGCTGCACCCGCGGACGCGCCAGATGGTGACCACCGCCGCCAAGGTCGAGTGGACGGTGGTCAACACCGAAGTCGAGGCACTCCAGCTGGAATACAACTGGATCAAGGAGTTCGATCCGCGCTTCAACGTCCGCTACCGCGACGACAAGACCTATCCCGTGCTGGCGGTCACCTTGAACGAGGAATACCCCCGGCTGATGGTCTACCGCGGACCCCGCCGCAAAGGCGTGCGCTATTTCGGGCCCTACTCGCACGCATGGGCGATCCGGGAAACCCTGGACCTGCTGCTGCGGGTCTTCCCGGCCCGGACATGCTCGGCCGGGGTGTTCAAGCGCCACCAGCAGATCGGCCGGCCCTGCCTGCTGGGCTACATCGGCAAGTGCTCCGCGCCGTGCGTCGGGCGGGTCAGCGCTGCTGAGCACCGGCGGATCGTGGACGACTTCTGCGATTTCCTGGCCGGCAAGACCGACCGGCTCGTGCGCAGTCTCGAGCAGCAGATGCTGGCCGCCTCCGACGCCCTCGACTTCGAGCGGGCCGCACGCCTGCGGGACGACGTCGCGGCGCTGCGGCGGGCCCTGGAGAAGCAGGCCGTGGTGCTCGGCGACGGCACCGACGCCGACGTGGTGGCGTTCGCCGACGACGAACTCGAAGCGGCTGTCCAGGTGTTTCACGTCCGCGGCGGGCGGGTGCGCGGACAGCGCGGCTGGATCGTCGAGAAGCCCGGCGACCCCGCCGACCCCGAGAGTTCATCCGAAGCCATGGTCGAGCAGTTCGTGACGCAGTTCTACGGCGATCAGGCCGAGCTGGACGGCGCAGCCGACGAGCCGACCAACCCGGTACCGCGCGAGGTCCTGGTGCCCTGTCTGCCGGCCAACGCCGAGGAGCTGACCAGTTGGCTGTCCACTCTGCGGGGTTCGCGCGTCTCGCTTCGGGTGCCGCTGCGCGGCGACAAGCGGGTACTGGCCGAGACGGTCGAGCGCAACGCCAAAGACGCTCTGCAGCAACATAAGATGAAGCGTGCCGGGGATTTCACCGCACGGTCGGCTGCGCTGCAGAATATCCAGGAATCCCTGGGCCTGCCCGACGCTCCACTTCGCATCGAGTGCGTCGACATCAGCCACGTGCAGGGCACCGACGTGGTCGGATCCCTGGTGGTGTTCGAGGACGGATTGCCGCGCAAGTCCGACTACCGGCACTTCGCGATCCGGGAGGCCGCAGGTCAGGGCCGGTCCGACGATGTGGCCTCGATCGCAGAGGTCACCCGGCGACGGTTCCGGCGACACTTGGACGACACCGAAGTCCTTGCTCCGGAAGGAAAGTCCCGCAAATTTGCCTACCCGCCGAATCTTTATGTCGTCGACGGCGGTGCGCCGCAGGTCAATGCCGCCGCCGAGGTGCTGGCCGAGCTCGGCATCACCGACGTGGCGACCATCGGCCTGGCCAAACGACTCGAGGAGGTGTGGGTGCCCTCCGAACCGGACCCGATCATCCTGCCCCGGCAGAGCGAAGGGCTCTACCTGCTGCAGCGGATCCGCGACGAGGCGCACCGGTTCGCCATCACCTACCACCGCAGCAAGCGGTCCAAGCGGATGACCGAATCGGTGCTGGACTCGGTGCCCGGACTCGGCGAGCACCGGCGCAAGGTGCTGATCTCCCGTTTCGGATCGGTGGCCCGACTCAAACGGGCTACCGTCGAGGAACTCACCTCGATCCCGGGGATCGGTGCGGCGACCGCCGCCGCCGTACTCGAGGCACTGGGAGCCGACGGCGCGACGGGCGCCGCTGAACAGCAACGGATGTCGGGATGA
- a CDS encoding PH domain-containing protein translates to MTGPSGSPQWDLEVRPRVMRYGLWTVAILIVTIHVVVSMLLTIRASGVIFRTYDRVAVVVLGLIVAGALLLLTRARVRVGESGVSVRNALGDRLIPWAQVVGVTFPPGKRWARLELPDDEYIPLVAIQSADKEHAVEAMRTLRALMARYRPAPPRADTESHP, encoded by the coding sequence GTGACGGGCCCGTCCGGGTCCCCGCAGTGGGATCTCGAGGTGCGCCCGCGCGTGATGCGTTACGGCCTGTGGACGGTCGCGATCCTGATCGTGACGATCCACGTCGTCGTGAGCATGCTGCTGACGATCCGCGCCAGCGGGGTGATCTTTCGCACCTACGACCGGGTGGCAGTCGTCGTGCTGGGCCTCATCGTGGCCGGGGCGTTGTTGCTGTTGACGCGGGCGCGCGTCCGGGTCGGCGAATCCGGGGTGTCGGTGCGCAATGCGCTCGGTGACCGGTTGATTCCCTGGGCGCAGGTGGTGGGCGTCACCTTTCCGCCGGGCAAGCGCTGGGCCAGGCTGGAGTTGCCTGACGACGAATACATTCCCCTGGTGGCCATCCAGTCGGCCGACAAGGAACACGCCGTGGAGGCCATGCGAACGCTCCGGGCCCTGATGGCGCGCTATCGGCCCGCCCCGCCGCGAGCAGACACAGAATCGCACCCTTGA
- the ribH gene encoding 6,7-dimethyl-8-ribityllumazine synthase — protein MSPAAGVPEIPALHASDVRLAIVASTWHTRICDALLAGASKVAADAGIPEPTVVRVLGAIEIPVVAQEVARNHDAVVALGVVIRGATPHFDYVCDAVTQGLTRVSLDAATPVANGVLTVNDEEQALDRAGLPDSTEDKGAQAAAAALSTALTLRELRAAP, from the coding sequence ATGAGCCCAGCCGCAGGGGTCCCGGAAATCCCGGCGCTCCACGCCTCCGACGTGCGCCTGGCCATCGTGGCCAGTACGTGGCACACCCGTATCTGTGACGCGCTGCTGGCGGGGGCCAGCAAGGTGGCCGCCGACGCCGGCATCCCCGAACCGACCGTGGTGCGGGTGCTCGGCGCGATCGAGATTCCCGTGGTGGCGCAGGAAGTGGCGCGCAACCACGACGCGGTCGTAGCCCTGGGTGTGGTGATCCGGGGCGCCACACCGCATTTCGACTATGTGTGCGACGCGGTGACGCAGGGCCTGACCCGGGTTTCGCTGGATGCCGCCACCCCGGTGGCCAACGGCGTGCTCACCGTCAACGACGAGGAGCAGGCGCTGGACCGCGCCGGACTGCCGGATTCCACCGAGGACAAGGGCGCTCAGGCGGCTGCCGCGGCGCTCAGTACGGCGCTGACCCTGCGCGAGCTGCGCGCGGCGCCGTGA
- a CDS encoding bifunctional 3,4-dihydroxy-2-butanone-4-phosphate synthase/GTP cyclohydrolase II yields the protein MTKLDTVERAVADIAAGKAVVVIDDEDRENEGDLIFAAEKATPELVAFMVRYTSGYLCVPLDGAICDRLGLLPMYAVNQDKHGTAYTVTVDAKDNIGTGISASDRATTMRLLADPASAADDFTRPGHVVPLRAKDGGVLRRPGHTEAAVDLARMAGLQPAGAICEIVSQKDEGAMAQTEELRVFADEHGLALISIADMIEWRRKHEKHIERVAEARIPTRHGEFRAVGYTSVYEDVEHVALVRGEIAGPDNDGHDVLVRVHSECLTGDVFGSRRCDCGPQLDAALAMVAHEGRGVVLYMRGHEGRGIGLLHKLQAYQLQDAGDDTVDANLKLGLPADARDYGIGAQILSDLGVRSMRLLTNNPAKRVGLDGYGLHVIERVPLPVRANSENIRYLLTKRDRMGHDLTGLDDFDDAAQLPGEFGGAL from the coding sequence ATGACGAAGTTGGACACCGTCGAGCGGGCGGTTGCCGACATCGCGGCTGGAAAGGCCGTCGTCGTCATCGACGACGAAGACCGGGAAAACGAAGGCGACCTGATCTTCGCCGCCGAGAAGGCCACACCCGAGCTGGTGGCGTTCATGGTGCGCTACACCTCCGGTTACCTGTGCGTACCGCTGGACGGCGCGATCTGCGACCGGCTGGGCCTGCTGCCCATGTATGCGGTGAACCAGGACAAGCACGGAACCGCCTACACCGTGACCGTCGACGCCAAGGACAACATCGGCACCGGGATCTCGGCATCGGACCGCGCGACGACCATGCGCCTGCTGGCCGATCCGGCCAGCGCGGCCGACGACTTCACCCGTCCCGGCCATGTGGTGCCGCTGCGGGCCAAGGACGGTGGGGTGCTGCGCCGGCCCGGTCACACCGAGGCCGCGGTCGACCTGGCCCGGATGGCCGGCCTGCAGCCGGCCGGCGCGATCTGCGAGATCGTCAGCCAAAAGGACGAGGGCGCGATGGCCCAGACCGAGGAGCTGCGGGTCTTCGCCGACGAGCACGGCCTGGCGCTGATCTCCATCGCCGACATGATCGAGTGGCGGCGCAAGCACGAAAAGCACATCGAGCGCGTCGCCGAAGCCCGTATCCCGACCCGTCACGGTGAGTTCCGGGCGGTCGGATACACCAGCGTCTACGAGGACGTCGAGCACGTCGCGCTGGTCCGCGGCGAGATCGCCGGACCCGACAACGACGGTCACGACGTGCTCGTTCGCGTCCACTCGGAGTGTTTGACCGGTGACGTGTTCGGGTCGCGGCGCTGCGACTGCGGGCCGCAGTTGGACGCCGCGCTGGCGATGGTGGCGCACGAGGGCCGCGGGGTGGTGCTCTACATGCGCGGGCACGAGGGCCGCGGGATCGGCCTGCTGCACAAACTGCAGGCCTACCAGCTGCAGGACGCCGGTGACGACACCGTCGACGCCAACCTCAAACTGGGGCTGCCGGCCGACGCGCGCGACTACGGGATCGGGGCGCAGATCCTCAGCGATCTCGGCGTTCGCTCGATGCGGCTGCTCACCAACAACCCGGCCAAACGGGTTGGGCTCGACGGCTACGGTCTCCATGTCATCGAGCGCGTGCCGCTGCCGGTTCGCGCCAACTCCGAGAACATCCGCTACCTGCTGACCAAACGCGACAGGATGGGCCACGACCTGACCGGACTCGACGACTTCGACGACGCCGCGCAGCTGCCCGGTGAATTCGGCGGAGCGCTGTAG